One stretch of Streptomyces sp. 135 DNA includes these proteins:
- a CDS encoding NADH:flavin oxidoreductase/NADH oxidase gives MSALFEPYTLRSLTIPNRVWMPPMCQYSAPPEGPQAGVPQDWHFAHYAARAAGGTGLIIVEATAVSPEGRISPYDLGIWNDTQVEAFRRTTAFLKSQGTVPGIQIGHAGRKASTDRPWKGGTPLGLEEHGWQSVAPSPVAFDERHPVPAELSVEGIREIVGQFADAARRALDAGFEVAEIHGAHGYLIGEFLSPHSNKRTDAYGGSYENRTRFALEVVDAMRAVWPEDKPLFFRISATDWLEEAGWTADDTVRFAAELKEHGIDLLDVSTGGNAAGVRIPVGPGYQVPFAARVKAETELPVAAVGLITEVEQAEKIVANGEADAVLLGRELLRDPSWARRAARELGGEVHVPEQYHRSV, from the coding sequence GTGAGCGCGCTGTTCGAGCCGTACACCCTGCGATCGCTGACGATCCCGAACCGGGTCTGGATGCCCCCGATGTGCCAGTACTCGGCGCCGCCGGAGGGCCCCCAGGCCGGCGTCCCGCAGGACTGGCACTTCGCGCACTACGCGGCGCGCGCCGCCGGCGGCACGGGCCTGATCATCGTCGAGGCCACCGCCGTCAGCCCCGAAGGCCGCATCAGCCCCTATGACCTGGGCATCTGGAACGACACCCAGGTCGAGGCGTTCCGCCGGACGACGGCGTTCCTCAAGAGCCAGGGCACCGTCCCCGGCATCCAGATCGGGCACGCCGGGCGCAAGGCGTCGACCGACCGCCCCTGGAAGGGCGGCACCCCGCTCGGCTTGGAGGAGCACGGCTGGCAGAGCGTCGCGCCCAGCCCCGTCGCCTTCGACGAGCGCCACCCCGTGCCGGCCGAGCTGTCCGTCGAGGGGATCCGCGAGATCGTGGGCCAGTTCGCCGACGCCGCGCGACGCGCGCTGGACGCCGGGTTCGAGGTCGCCGAGATCCACGGCGCGCACGGCTACCTGATCGGCGAGTTCCTCTCCCCGCACAGCAACAAGCGCACCGACGCGTACGGCGGTTCGTACGAGAACCGCACGCGCTTCGCCCTCGAAGTGGTCGACGCCATGCGTGCCGTCTGGCCCGAGGACAAGCCGCTGTTCTTCCGCATATCGGCCACCGACTGGCTGGAGGAGGCGGGCTGGACGGCCGACGACACCGTCCGCTTCGCCGCCGAGCTCAAGGAGCACGGCATCGACCTGCTCGACGTGTCCACGGGCGGCAACGCGGCAGGCGTCCGCATTCCCGTCGGCCCCGGCTACCAGGTGCCGTTCGCCGCGCGGGTGAAGGCCGAGACGGAGCTGCCGGTCGCGGCCGTCGGCCTGATCACCGAGGTGGAGCAGGCCGAGAAGATCGTCGCCAACGGCGAGGCGGACGCGGTCCTGCTGGGACGGGAGCTGCTGCGGGACCCCTCGTGGGCGCGGCGCGCGGCCCGCGAGCTGGGCGGCGAGGTGCATGTGCCGGAGCAGTACCACCGGTCCGTCTGA